The Candidatus Angelobacter sp. genomic sequence TTTCTGGTTCATGTTGTCTTATGAGCTTCCAAATCAATGTTGCGGGGTTGGATTACCAGAGAGCGCAGTTTTGGGCAAGACGGTTAAATCGCCTTCGAGCGTGTTCCCGCTCGCGCGCCTCCGAAAATGGACTTGTGTTACCGCGCACGGGCGGGTATTCGTCAACCTCATGAAAAAGCAAGTTACCTTCTCAAGGCACTCTCGTCGTCAGTTCATCAGGTATTCCTCGCTGGCCGTTGGCGGAACGGTTTTGACCGGCCCCTATCTGCTTCGCGCGCGGAACCTGAATGACAAAGTGAACATCGCCCAGATCGGCGCTGGCGGAAAAGGCTCGAGCGACACGGACTGTTGCTCCTCCGAGAACATCGTCGCCCTTTGCGACGTCGATCAAAGGACCCTCGACAACCGGCATCAGAAGTATCCCGGGGCAAAAGTTTTTCGCGACTACAGGAAGATGCTCGATCAGATTCACCGCGACATTGATGCGGTTATCGTCAGCGCCCCGGACAACCACCACGCCTGCGCCGCCATCATGGCGATGAAACTGGGCAAGCACGTTTACTGTCAGAAACCGCTCACCATTTCCGTTTACGAAGCCCGCCTGATGCGGAAGGTTGCGGCGGACAAGAAGGTGGTCACGCAGATGGGTAATCAGGGAAGTTCGGAAAGCGGACTCCGTCGGGCCGTTGAAGTCATTCAAGCCGGCGCCATCGGCTCTGTCCACCAGGTGCATGTCTGGTCCAACCGCCCGATCTGGCCTCAGGGCATGGATCGTCCGCCGGGCTCGGATCCCGTTCCGCCGACGCTGGATTGGGATCTGTGGATCGGCCCCGCGCCCATGCGACCTTACAAGGGCAACCGGACCTATCACGATTTCGCCTGGCGCGGCTGGCAGGATTTCGGCACCGGTGCGCTCGGCGACATGGCGTGCCACACCTCCAACATGCCATTCCGTGCGCTCAAACTCGGTTATCCAACCGAGGTTCAAGCAGAGACGTCCCACATGAACCGTGAATCCTATCCGCTCAAATCGAAGATTCGTTTCGAGTTTCCGGCGCGCGAAGGACTCGCGCCCGCTCAGTTCTGGTGGTACGACGGCGGCAATCCAAGACCGAACGACCCCTATGCTCACGATGGCAACAACAAACCTCCGAAGGACATCACGGCGGACATTGAGGAAATGCTGGGCAAAATGCCGGGCAGCGGTTGTTTGCTCATCGGCGACAAGGGCAAGCTGTTTTCGCCCGATGATTACGGCGCGAAATTCTTCATCAAGTTGAAGGACGACAAGGAATACACTGACGGAACGAAACACGAAGCCGTCAAAGATATTCCGCAAACAATCCCGCGAAACACACTCAGCCCGGATACT encodes the following:
- a CDS encoding Gfo/Idh/MocA family oxidoreductase; the encoded protein is MKKQVTFSRHSRRQFIRYSSLAVGGTVLTGPYLLRARNLNDKVNIAQIGAGGKGSSDTDCCSSENIVALCDVDQRTLDNRHQKYPGAKVFRDYRKMLDQIHRDIDAVIVSAPDNHHACAAIMAMKLGKHVYCQKPLTISVYEARLMRKVAADKKVVTQMGNQGSSESGLRRAVEVIQAGAIGSVHQVHVWSNRPIWPQGMDRPPGSDPVPPTLDWDLWIGPAPMRPYKGNRTYHDFAWRGWQDFGTGALGDMACHTSNMPFRALKLGYPTEVQAETSHMNRESYPLKSKIRFEFPAREGLAPAQFWWYDGGNPRPNDPYAHDGNNKPPKDITADIEEMLGKMPGSGCLLIGDKGKLFSPDDYGAKFFIKLKDDKEYTDGTKHEAVKDIPQTIPRNTLSPDTDRRHHLEWIDAIKKNDPLAAYSRFDIAAYLTEIILLGDVAMRAGQKLEWDGPNMKAKNTSAAEQFVKRQFRKGWKL